In Geminocystis sp. NIES-3709, a single genomic region encodes these proteins:
- a CDS encoding peroxiredoxin, producing the protein MKVSKYWAKIPIIISIILSLSFSFINPVLALGGVQPPLNQPAPQFTLPTNVGDGEISLTDYQGKWVVLYFYPKDFTPGCTLEAQRFQKDLSKYHSLNAEIIGVSVDDVNSHQEFCDEEGLKYPLLADTDGKVSKSYGSWLAGFSMRHTYIINPDGVLIAQFLGVRPAIHSQEVLTKLQELQSYS; encoded by the coding sequence ATGAAAGTATCTAAATATTGGGCAAAAATTCCAATTATCATCAGTATAATTCTGAGTTTATCTTTTAGTTTTATCAATCCTGTCTTGGCTTTAGGAGGGGTACAACCACCGTTAAATCAACCTGCACCACAATTTACGTTACCGACAAATGTAGGGGATGGGGAAATTTCTTTAACTGATTATCAAGGTAAATGGGTTGTTTTATATTTTTATCCGAAAGATTTTACTCCCGGATGCACCCTTGAAGCTCAAAGATTTCAAAAAGATTTAAGCAAATATCACAGTCTAAACGCAGAAATTATCGGAGTTAGTGTTGACGACGTTAACTCTCACCAAGAATTTTGTGATGAAGAAGGTTTGAAATATCCTCTTTTAGCCGATACTGATGGTAAAGTTAGTAAGTCTTATGGTTCATGGTTAGCTGGTTTTTCCATGCGTCATACTTATATTATCAATCCTGATGGAGTTTTGATCGCTCAATTTTTAGGAGTGCGCCCTGCTATTCACTCTCAAGAAGTTTTGACTAAATTACAAGAGTTGCAAAGTTATAGTTAG
- the ndk gene encoding nucleoside-diphosphate kinase, which translates to MERTFLMVKPDGVQRNLVGEVIKRLENKGFTLVGLKLMSVSRELAEKHYDVHKERPFFNGLVDFIVSSPVVAMVWQGEGVVASARKIIGATDPLAAEPGTIRGDYGVNIGRNLIHGSDAIETAQREIALWFKEDELVSWENAMKPWLFE; encoded by the coding sequence ATGGAACGTACTTTTTTAATGGTAAAACCCGATGGTGTACAACGTAACTTGGTGGGTGAAGTCATTAAACGCTTAGAAAATAAAGGTTTTACCCTTGTAGGTTTAAAATTAATGAGTGTTTCTCGTGAATTGGCAGAAAAACATTATGACGTACATAAAGAAAGACCATTTTTCAATGGTTTAGTTGATTTTATTGTTTCATCTCCCGTTGTTGCTATGGTGTGGCAAGGAGAAGGAGTTGTCGCTTCTGCTCGTAAAATTATTGGTGCAACGGATCCTTTAGCTGCCGAACCCGGTACAATTAGAGGAGATTATGGTGTTAATATTGGTCGTAACTTGATTCATGGTTCAGATGCGATCGAAACTGCCCAAAGAGAGATAGCGTTATGGTTTAAAGAAGATGAACTTGTCTCGTGGGAAAATGCCATGAAACCTTGGTTATTTGAATAA
- a CDS encoding secondary thiamine-phosphate synthase enzyme YjbQ, whose product MKIHQQIIDIKTSGKCLHNITPQIKDVLNNSGIITGLATIFILHTSASLIIQENADPDVLADLSIFFSKLVPENGYDYLHSSEGADDMPSHIRSILTSTSENIIIRQGKLLLGTWQGIYLWEHRTRSHFRQVAIHLQGVDY is encoded by the coding sequence ATGAAAATTCATCAACAAATAATTGACATCAAAACCAGTGGTAAATGTCTTCATAATATTACCCCTCAAATCAAAGATGTCTTGAATAATTCTGGGATTATAACAGGATTAGCAACAATTTTTATTCTTCATACTAGCGCTAGTTTAATTATTCAAGAAAATGCCGATCCTGATGTATTAGCAGATTTAAGTATTTTTTTTAGTAAACTTGTACCTGAGAATGGTTATGATTATCTTCATAGTTCAGAGGGTGCAGATGATATGCCTAGTCATATTCGATCGATTTTAACCAGTACTTCAGAAAATATCATAATTCGTCAAGGCAAATTATTACTAGGTACATGGCAAGGCATATATTTGTGGGAACATAGAACTCGATCACATTTTCGACAAGTAGCTATTCATCTTCAAGGTGTCGATTATTGA
- a CDS encoding pentapeptide repeat-containing protein: MNKLLATTIAVISTFLVVNSANSENPNHRQQLLETNQCMGCDLKGVDLQGEHLIGADLRNADLRNANLEGVNLEGADLDGANLQGADLSKAFLTNATMNNANLNSVDLTFAVIFDAQVYGATMNNMNIENASIFETNIGVGGEYPDNE, encoded by the coding sequence ATGAATAAATTATTAGCTACAACGATCGCAGTTATTAGTACTTTTTTGGTAGTAAACTCCGCTAACAGTGAAAATCCGAATCATCGACAACAATTACTTGAAACGAATCAATGTATGGGATGTGATCTCAAAGGCGTTGATTTACAAGGAGAACACTTGATCGGTGCAGATTTGAGAAATGCTGACTTGCGAAATGCTAATCTTGAGGGTGTTAACTTGGAAGGTGCAGATTTGGATGGTGCAAATTTACAGGGAGCAGATTTAAGTAAGGCTTTCTTAACTAACGCAACCATGAATAATGCGAATCTGAATAGTGTTGATTTAACTTTTGCTGTTATTTTTGATGCTCAAGTTTATGGTGCTACGATGAATAATATGAATATTGAAAATGCTAGTATTTTTGAAACAAATATTGGTGTTGGTGGTGAATATCCTGATAATGAGTAA
- a CDS encoding spermidine synthase — protein MAGSQLNADVWISEYITPYDIYVHGITSILAHKKTPYQEMYVVESGVYGKALVLDGKWQSCTGDEFLYHEALVHPAMINHPNPENVLILGGGEGATTREVFRWNAVKKAMMVDIDGDVVEACREYLPEMHQGSFDDPRLELVIGDAFNVLDTSEAKWDIIISDLSDPIEEGPSFQLFTQEYFARLKNILRENGIVVIQAGPIAPANLHIHGRLVNTLKAVFPNVHSYFAPTCTYGSSWGFAIASESTFDTRPDPEKIDILLEQKTTGDFRSFDGISLLGMLQTPGYVRQCIEKETEVYTITKPAKFFGKGVSN, from the coding sequence ATGGCCGGATCTCAATTAAACGCCGATGTGTGGATTAGTGAATATATAACCCCCTACGATATATATGTTCATGGCATCACCAGTATTCTTGCTCACAAAAAAACCCCTTATCAAGAGATGTATGTGGTGGAAAGTGGTGTTTATGGTAAGGCTTTAGTCTTAGACGGTAAATGGCAGTCTTGTACAGGAGATGAATTTTTGTATCATGAGGCATTAGTTCATCCTGCGATGATTAATCATCCTAACCCTGAAAACGTTTTAATTTTGGGAGGAGGAGAAGGTGCAACCACAAGAGAAGTTTTTCGTTGGAATGCAGTAAAAAAAGCCATGATGGTGGATATTGATGGGGATGTGGTAGAAGCCTGTCGGGAGTATTTACCAGAAATGCACCAAGGTTCTTTTGATGATCCTCGCTTAGAATTAGTTATTGGTGATGCTTTTAATGTTTTGGATACCAGTGAGGCTAAATGGGATATTATCATTTCTGATTTATCTGATCCTATTGAAGAAGGCCCATCTTTTCAACTATTTACTCAAGAGTATTTTGCTCGTCTCAAAAATATTTTGCGAGAAAATGGCATTGTTGTAATACAAGCAGGACCGATCGCACCAGCAAATTTACACATTCATGGACGTTTAGTGAATACTCTTAAAGCAGTGTTTCCGAACGTTCACTCTTATTTTGCCCCAACTTGTACTTATGGCTCATCATGGGGCTTTGCGATCGCCTCCGAATCAACATTTGACACTCGTCCGGATCCTGAAAAAATAGACATTTTATTAGAACAAAAAACTACTGGGGATTTTCGTTCTTTTGATGGTATTAGTTTGCTAGGAATGTTACAAACACCGGGTTATGTCAGACAATGTATTGAAAAAGAGACAGAAGTTTATACTATTACCAAACCTGCCAAATTTTTTGGTAAAGGAGTTAGTAATTAA
- a CDS encoding DUF4230 domain-containing protein — protein sequence MNTSKPFILNPHLFKIFFFLSGSGFTLVILLGLFGIWKTGTDFIQGITHLFHHEVTLPTTKNPHVILRQVQGVSELTTSIFVMDTIVPTSSNRKIGNWVVGETNLLYVARGEVKAGLDLSNLTAEDIVIQGDNIKIELPPVKILDEKIDLNQSQVYNYDRGFLNLGPDVALDLQLKAQQETLTKIKETACQQKILNQANDKAVILITELMKNSGFATVEVTTTPSNDCK from the coding sequence ATGAATACCTCTAAGCCATTTATTCTCAATCCTCATCTATTCAAAATCTTTTTTTTTCTTAGTGGTAGTGGTTTTACTTTAGTTATTCTTTTGGGATTATTTGGTATTTGGAAAACAGGTACTGATTTTATTCAAGGTATAACTCATTTATTTCATCACGAAGTTACCCTTCCAACTACGAAAAATCCCCATGTTATTCTTCGACAAGTACAAGGAGTTAGTGAATTAACTACCAGTATATTTGTTATGGATACGATCGTACCTACTTCTTCCAATCGTAAAATTGGTAATTGGGTAGTAGGAGAAACAAATTTATTATATGTTGCCAGAGGAGAAGTAAAAGCGGGATTAGACTTAAGCAATCTCACCGCAGAAGATATTGTTATTCAAGGAGATAACATCAAAATCGAATTACCTCCAGTAAAAATATTAGATGAAAAAATTGACCTTAATCAATCTCAAGTTTATAATTACGATCGAGGTTTTCTTAATTTAGGTCCTGATGTCGCCCTAGATTTACAACTAAAAGCACAACAAGAAACCTTAACCAAGATAAAAGAAACAGCTTGTCAACAAAAAATACTAAACCAAGCTAATGACAAAGCAGTTATATTAATCACTGAATTGATGAAAAATAGTGGTTTTGCGACGGTAGAAGTAACAACAACTCCTAGTAATGATTGTAAATAG
- a CDS encoding DUF751 family protein, protein MDGFWENVLRYPRYMVSLILGIFFFLWEQIKPLFKNPVTATAIFGLMIGAFSFLYFTLKAMLGLAPV, encoded by the coding sequence ATGGATGGCTTTTGGGAAAATGTGTTACGTTATCCTCGCTACATGGTGAGTTTAATCTTAGGAATATTCTTTTTTTTGTGGGAACAAATTAAACCTCTATTCAAAAACCCCGTGACAGCTACTGCTATATTTGGGTTAATGATTGGTGCTTTTTCCTTTCTTTATTTTACCTTAAAAGCTATGTTGGGTCTTGCTCCTGTATAA
- the rbfA gene encoding 30S ribosome-binding factor RbfA, translated as MANSRRVEKVSSLIKKEISQMLISGIKDDRVGAGMVSITEVEISGDLQHARVFVSIYGTSEAKKETMEGLKACTPFVRKALGQRISLRHTPEIRFIEDSSLEKGDNLINLINRITPKEDSFFEEE; from the coding sequence ATGGCAAATAGTCGTCGTGTTGAAAAAGTATCATCTTTGATAAAAAAAGAAATCAGTCAAATGCTAATAAGTGGTATTAAAGACGATCGAGTAGGTGCTGGAATGGTTAGTATTACAGAAGTTGAAATTTCTGGAGATTTACAACATGCTAGAGTATTTGTAAGTATTTATGGTACTTCTGAAGCAAAAAAAGAAACAATGGAAGGACTAAAAGCCTGTACTCCTTTTGTAAGAAAAGCATTAGGGCAAAGAATTAGCTTAAGACATACTCCAGAGATTCGTTTTATCGAAGATTCTTCCCTTGAAAAAGGAGACAATCTTATTAATTTAATTAACCGTATTACCCCAAAAGAAGATTCTTTTTTTGAAGAGGAATAA
- the cas12k gene encoding type V CRISPR-associated protein Cas12k (Type V-K CRISPR systems have also been known as with the large Cas12k protein, has also been known as type V-U5, and Cas12k as C2c5.): protein MAHVTIQCRLIASRDTRQFLWQLMAQKNTPLINEILLRIKQHPDFPHWRTKKRLPKDFLARQIAELKNNYPFEEQPSRFYASVNKVIDYIYKSWFEVQKALDWKLQGNLRWVEMLLPDTELIKHFDNSLESLQQQATLILDSIDSTVSHDRISTILFEKCGKTKKPEIKSAIIYLLKNGCTIPKKPETTEKYQDLKRKVEIKITKLHRQIESRIPLGRDLEDKKWLDTLITASTTAPIDQTEANTWFSILKQNQSSIPYPILYETNEDLKWSLNEKNRLSIRFSGLGEHSFQLCCDHRQLPYFQRFYEDQELKKASKDQLSSALFTLRSAMILWKEDEGKGELWDRHKLYLHCTFETRCLTAEGTSTIVEEKQKEVTKIIDLMKAKEELSDSQQAFIRRKNSTLAKLNNTFPRPSKPVYQGKPNVHLGIAMGLEQPVTIAIVDIETDKVITYRNTKQLLREDYRLLRRRRIEKQKLSHQNHKARKRFNFQQKGESNLGEYLDRLIAKAILTVAQEYQVSTILIPRLRDMRSITEAEIQLRAEKKIPEYKEGQKKYAQDYRVQVHQWSYGRLIENVKLICEKVGIVVVEAKQPKQGTLTEKALQLVLSATEKNLKKK, encoded by the coding sequence ATGGCTCACGTCACTATCCAATGTCGTTTGATCGCTTCTCGTGATACCCGTCAATTTCTTTGGCAGTTGATGGCACAAAAGAATACTCCTCTTATCAACGAAATTTTGTTAAGGATAAAGCAACATCCTGACTTCCCCCACTGGAGAACAAAGAAAAGATTACCTAAAGATTTCTTAGCCCGACAAATAGCCGAACTCAAGAATAATTACCCTTTTGAAGAACAACCATCCCGTTTTTATGCCTCTGTTAACAAAGTCATCGACTATATTTACAAGTCATGGTTTGAAGTTCAAAAAGCCTTAGATTGGAAATTACAAGGTAATCTTCGTTGGGTAGAAATGCTATTGCCTGACACGGAATTAATTAAACATTTTGATAATTCTTTGGAATCCTTACAACAACAAGCTACTTTGATTCTTGACTCTATAGATTCAACAGTCAGTCACGATCGAATTTCAACAATTCTTTTTGAGAAGTGTGGCAAAACAAAAAAGCCTGAGATAAAAAGTGCGATTATTTATCTACTCAAGAATGGTTGTACTATCCCTAAGAAACCAGAAACAACGGAAAAATATCAAGATTTAAAGCGTAAAGTTGAGATTAAAATTACCAAATTACACAGACAAATTGAAAGTCGAATACCTTTAGGAAGGGATTTAGAAGATAAAAAGTGGCTTGATACTCTCATTACTGCTTCTACTACTGCCCCTATTGATCAAACGGAAGCAAATACTTGGTTTTCCATTCTCAAACAAAATCAGTCATCAATTCCCTATCCGATTCTTTACGAAACCAACGAGGATTTAAAATGGAGTCTCAATGAGAAAAATCGTCTTTCCATTCGTTTTAGTGGCTTAGGAGAGCATTCTTTTCAACTCTGCTGCGATCATCGTCAATTACCTTATTTTCAGAGGTTTTATGAGGATCAGGAATTAAAAAAAGCTAGTAAAGATCAATTGTCGAGTGCTTTATTTACCCTCCGTTCAGCTATGATCCTTTGGAAGGAAGATGAGGGAAAAGGTGAATTATGGGATAGACATAAACTCTATTTACATTGTACTTTTGAAACTCGTTGTTTGACGGCAGAAGGTACGAGTACGATCGTAGAAGAAAAGCAAAAAGAAGTTACCAAGATAATCGATTTGATGAAAGCAAAAGAGGAATTAAGCGATTCTCAACAGGCTTTTATTCGTCGTAAAAATTCTACTCTAGCGAAACTCAATAATACTTTTCCTCGACCTAGTAAACCTGTTTATCAAGGAAAACCTAATGTTCATTTAGGAATAGCTATGGGATTAGAACAACCTGTCACCATCGCCATTGTTGATATAGAGACAGATAAAGTAATCACTTATCGAAATACGAAACAACTGCTAAGAGAAGATTATCGGCTATTGAGAAGACGGAGGATAGAAAAACAAAAACTGAGCCATCAAAACCACAAAGCCAGAAAAAGATTTAACTTTCAACAAAAAGGAGAGTCTAATTTGGGAGAATACCTCGATCGACTGATTGCTAAAGCTATTCTTACTGTCGCTCAAGAATATCAAGTATCAACGATTCTTATTCCTCGATTAAGGGATATGCGATCGATTACTGAAGCAGAAATTCAACTCAGGGCGGAGAAGAAAATTCCCGAATACAAGGAAGGGCAAAAGAAATATGCTCAAGATTATCGAGTCCAAGTCCATCAATGGAGTTATGGCAGATTGATTGAAAACGTGAAGTTAATCTGCGAAAAAGTTGGTATTGTCGTGGTAGAAGCTAAACAACCAAAACAAGGCACATTGACGGAAAAAGCCTTACAACTTGTTTTGAGTGCTACTGAAAAAAATCTCAAGAAGAAATAG
- a CDS encoding MerR family transcriptional regulator, whose translation MKERFFSSKQTSLITGCSLRQLQYWRDKEVIVPFIQGTGTGKTIYYSPAELVEISIMVYLLSVGLSFEIGQIILSDLKEKERNFRNPDYKGRFMIIPRDGKMSLLSYEREKAIELLDQGTSIVPLWLDRIHEQLKETLG comes from the coding sequence ATGAAAGAAAGGTTTTTTAGCAGTAAACAAACATCATTAATTACAGGTTGTTCCCTCCGACAATTGCAGTATTGGAGGGATAAGGAGGTTATTGTCCCTTTTATTCAGGGTACGGGTACGGGCAAAACGATCTATTATTCCCCTGCGGAGTTGGTGGAAATCTCGATCATGGTATATTTGCTCTCAGTAGGGTTGAGTTTTGAAATTGGGCAAATTATTTTATCTGACTTGAAGGAAAAAGAGCGAAATTTTCGTAATCCAGATTATAAAGGGCGTTTTATGATTATCCCTAGGGATGGCAAAATGTCTCTTTTATCCTATGAACGGGAAAAGGCGATCGAACTTCTTGATCAGGGGACTTCGATCGTGCCTTTATGGTTAGATAGGATTCATGAACAATTGAAGGAAACGTTAGGTTAG
- a CDS encoding alkyl/aryl-sulfatase encodes MKINQTILLSLAIALFSAISSSVLASGGGGVVTDPGAIEGKHFAPKGKMPSKFTIELQNGLRKTLPFDDKRDFEEAKKGFIAAPSFKQIMAEAGNVAWDMGSYEFLLQGKDFDSVHPSLQRQAILNMAYGLYEVLPGKIYQVRGFDLANITFIKGDTGWIVFDPLTAKETAQAALKFINEKLGERPVVAVVYSHSHTDHFGGVRGVVDEADVRSGKLQILAPVGFMEHAISENVYAGNAMNRRLFYQYGVLLPRSPFGHVDQSIGKNTAAGNSGLIPPTKYITKDIEEVTIDGVKMVFQNTPGTEAPAEMNTWFPQFNAFWAAENITGTVHNIYTLRGALIRNPLEWSKQINNSLYLFGQQAEVMFSAHSWPRWGNDRIQEVMRTQRDIYANLNNEVLFLANKGVTINEVQNVYHPPQKSAKSMGGPQLSRI; translated from the coding sequence ATGAAAATTAACCAAACAATCTTGTTATCTCTAGCGATCGCGCTCTTTAGTGCTATTAGCTCTTCTGTCTTGGCTTCTGGTGGTGGCGGGGTTGTAACCGATCCTGGAGCGATCGAAGGTAAACACTTTGCTCCCAAGGGAAAGATGCCCTCGAAATTTACGATTGAACTTCAAAATGGTTTAAGGAAAACCTTACCTTTTGATGACAAACGGGATTTTGAAGAAGCTAAAAAAGGATTTATCGCCGCTCCTTCCTTTAAACAAATCATGGCCGAGGCGGGTAATGTAGCCTGGGACATGGGCAGTTACGAATTTCTCTTACAGGGCAAGGATTTTGACAGTGTTCATCCTTCTTTGCAACGTCAAGCTATTTTAAATATGGCCTACGGACTCTATGAGGTTTTGCCAGGCAAAATTTACCAAGTACGGGGTTTTGATCTCGCTAACATTACTTTTATTAAAGGTGATACAGGTTGGATTGTTTTTGATCCGCTAACTGCCAAGGAAACAGCCCAAGCGGCTCTGAAGTTCATTAATGAAAAACTCGGTGAACGCCCCGTCGTCGCGGTAGTTTATTCCCATTCCCATACAGATCACTTTGGCGGAGTGCGCGGTGTGGTAGATGAAGCCGATGTGCGATCGGGCAAATTACAGATTCTTGCCCCCGTTGGCTTTATGGAACACGCTATTTCCGAAAATGTCTATGCAGGCAACGCGATGAACCGTCGTTTGTTTTACCAGTACGGTGTCCTTTTACCTCGAAGTCCCTTTGGTCATGTGGATCAATCCATCGGGAAAAATACGGCGGCGGGAAATAGTGGACTCATTCCTCCCACGAAGTATATCACCAAGGATATTGAAGAAGTGACCATTGATGGCGTAAAAATGGTTTTCCAGAATACACCAGGCACGGAAGCTCCCGCAGAAATGAATACTTGGTTTCCTCAGTTCAACGCATTTTGGGCCGCCGAGAATATTACAGGGACAGTGCATAATATTTACACTCTGCGCGGTGCATTGATTCGTAATCCGTTGGAGTGGTCAAAACAAATTAACAATTCTCTTTATCTTTTTGGTCAACAAGCGGAAGTAATGTTTTCGGCTCACAGTTGGCCTCGTTGGGGAAACGATCGCATTCAAGAGGTGATGCGAACTCAACGTGATATTTACGCCAATTTGAATAATGAGGTGTTATTTCTTGCCAATAAAGGGGTGACAATTAATGAAGTACAAAATGTTTATCATCCCCCCCAAAAGTCTGCAAAATCAATGGGCGGCCCACAGTTATCACGGATCTGA
- a CDS encoding alkyl sulfatase dimerization domain-containing protein, which yields MFIIPPKSLQNQWAAHSYHGSEGHNSRAVINRYLGYWDGNPATLLPLSPRDSAPLYVEMMGGSSKILAKGKQLYDQGKYREAMEIVNKLVYAEPQNQAAKDLLADAFEQFGYQQESNSVRNSYLAAAYELRSGIPTGKSAKSSGPDVIRAMPTNLWLDFLGIRLDSKKAEGLKFTVNLITPDNDEKYVVELSNSTLTNIKGFQAPNPDLTITINRTDLEAVMMGAATLDQQITSGKAKLVGDRRPYDQLKNILVQFTPDFEMMPGTKPVKLAIPNPNPFEQEPLGDTTGG from the coding sequence ATGTTTATCATCCCCCCCAAAAGTCTGCAAAATCAATGGGCGGCCCACAGTTATCACGGATCTGAAGGTCATAATAGTCGGGCGGTAATTAACCGTTATTTGGGTTATTGGGACGGAAATCCTGCGACATTGCTTCCCCTTTCTCCCCGCGATTCGGCTCCGTTGTATGTGGAGATGATGGGCGGTTCTAGTAAAATTCTGGCTAAGGGTAAACAACTCTATGACCAGGGCAAATACCGTGAAGCAATGGAAATTGTGAATAAACTAGTCTATGCCGAACCTCAAAATCAAGCGGCTAAAGACTTATTGGCCGATGCTTTTGAACAATTTGGCTATCAGCAGGAAAGTAACAGTGTCCGTAATAGTTACCTCGCGGCGGCCTATGAGTTGCGCTCGGGTATTCCGACGGGAAAATCCGCTAAATCTTCTGGCCCTGATGTCATTCGTGCCATGCCGACTAACCTCTGGCTAGATTTTCTCGGTATTCGTCTCGACAGTAAAAAAGCCGAGGGACTGAAATTTACCGTTAACCTGATTACGCCCGATAATGACGAAAAGTATGTGGTGGAATTGAGCAATTCAACTCTGACCAATATTAAGGGATTCCAAGCTCCTAACCCTGATTTGACGATTACGATTAATCGCACCGATCTTGAAGCCGTGATGATGGGTGCGGCAACCTTGGATCAACAAATTACTTCTGGTAAAGCTAAGTTGGTTGGCGATCGCCGTCCCTACGATCAGCTTAAGAATATTTTAGTCCAGTTCACCCCAGACTTTGAAATGATGCCCGGAACTAAACCAGTGAAACTCGCGATACCCAATCCAAATCCTTTTGAGCAGGAACCTCTGGGAGATACAACGGGAGGATAA
- a CDS encoding TniQ family protein yields MDLQIQNWLFILVPYEGESISHFLGRFRRANSLSCGGLGQATGLYSAIARWEKFRFNPPPSLKQLEKLSEIVQVEMATLQTMFPSAPMKMTPIRICSACYGENPYHQMSWQYKEIYRCDRHNLNILSECPNCAARFKFPNLWFEGFCHRCFTPFEQMPQS; encoded by the coding sequence ATGGATTTGCAAATTCAAAACTGGTTATTTATTCTTGTTCCTTATGAAGGTGAAAGCATTAGTCATTTTCTCGGTAGATTTAGAAGGGCAAATAGTTTAAGTTGTGGTGGTTTAGGACAAGCAACGGGGTTATATAGTGCGATCGCCCGTTGGGAGAAGTTTCGTTTTAATCCTCCGCCTTCCCTTAAACAGTTGGAGAAATTAAGTGAGATTGTACAAGTAGAAATGGCAACTTTACAAACTATGTTTCCTTCTGCACCCATGAAAATGACTCCTATTCGTATTTGTTCTGCTTGTTATGGTGAAAACCCTTATCATCAGATGTCATGGCAGTATAAGGAGATTTATCGGTGCGATCGCCATAACCTAAATATTCTCTCAGAATGTCCAAATTGTGCGGCAAGATTCAAATTTCCTAACCTTTGGTTTGAGGGTTTTTGTCATCGATGCTTTACTCCTTTTGAACAAATGCCACAATCGTAA
- a CDS encoding TniB family NTP-binding protein has translation MEAKAIAQELGNIEIPEEKLQMEIERLNSKTLVSLEQVAKLHEYFEGKRQSKQSCRVVGESRTGKTMACDSYRLRHKPIQKVGHPPQVPVVYIQIPQDCGTKELFQGIIEYLKYQMTKGTIAEIRQRAIKVLQGCGVEMIIIDEADRFKPKTFAEVRDIFDRLNIPIVLVGTDRLDTVIKRDEQVYNRFRSCYRFGKLSGADFQNTVNIWEKQVLKLPVASNLIQTKMLKLIAEATGGYIGLMDTILRESAIRSLKRGLNKITFEILKEVTQEFK, from the coding sequence ATGGAAGCAAAGGCAATCGCACAAGAGTTAGGTAACATCGAAATACCTGAAGAAAAGTTACAAATGGAAATTGAACGATTAAATAGCAAAACTTTGGTTAGTTTAGAGCAGGTGGCAAAACTTCATGAATATTTTGAGGGCAAACGTCAATCAAAACAGTCTTGTCGAGTTGTGGGAGAGTCTCGCACAGGAAAAACAATGGCTTGTGATTCTTACCGATTAAGACATAAACCAATCCAAAAAGTAGGACATCCTCCTCAAGTGCCTGTTGTTTATATCCAAATCCCTCAAGATTGTGGCACAAAAGAGCTATTTCAAGGCATTATTGAATACCTTAAGTATCAAATGACAAAGGGAACGATAGCAGAAATTCGACAACGGGCAATCAAGGTTTTACAAGGATGTGGAGTCGAAATGATCATTATCGATGAAGCTGATCGTTTTAAGCCTAAAACTTTTGCGGAAGTAAGAGATATATTCGATCGTCTCAATATTCCCATAGTTTTAGTTGGTACAGATCGCCTTGATACTGTAATTAAGAGAGATGAACAGGTTTATAACCGTTTCCGTAGTTGCTATCGTTTTGGAAAGTTATCAGGTGCTGATTTTCAAAATACGGTCAATATATGGGAAAAGCAAGTTTTGAAACTGCCTGTGGCTTCTAATTTGATTCAGACGAAAATGCTAAAACTGATCGCAGAGGCAACGGGAGGATATATCGGCTTAATGGATACAATCTTGAGGGAATCTGCCATTCGCTCTTTAAAAAGAGGACTTAATAAGATTACTTTTGAGATTCTGAAAGAAGTTACACAGGAGTTCAAATAA